In Ochotona princeps isolate mOchPri1 chromosome 21, mOchPri1.hap1, whole genome shotgun sequence, a single genomic region encodes these proteins:
- the FEZF2 gene encoding fez family zinc finger protein 2 — protein sequence MASSASLETMVPSACPRAGASPATSKTLAFSIERIMAKTSEPRTPFEPRPGALEADGNQSKKLLNLCSPLPCMIPLQPLGYEVPSKTLLSYSELWKSSLRAGGGGGGGGGGGGGAPVCSASGLCKTNCGVCCKAELGLAPSALPAGRVIKPQVINQAVGLPTSGSLYYFNYLDSTAYPPSELLGGHLFPSGLLNAQAPAALAAHPKLFLLENAKLAGLAADKFPHPAPYPHKERLPAPLEQVLKENSALTVERGAVKGHSKLPGGSADGKPKNFTCEVCGKVFNAHYNLTRHMPVHTGARPFVCKVCGKGFRQASTLCRHKIIHTQEKPHKCNQCGKAFNRSSTLNTHIRIHAGYKPFVCEFCGKGFHQKGNYKNHKLTHSGEKQYKCTICNKAFHQVYNLTFHMHTHNDKKPFTCATCGKGFCRNFDLKKHVRKLHDSMGPATPSAKDLTRTVQS from the exons ATGGCAAGCTCGGCTTCCCTGGAGACCATGGTGCCCTCCGCCTGTCCGCGGGCCGGAGCGTCGCCGGCCACTTCCAAGACGCTGGCCTTCTCCATCGAGCGCATCATGGCCAAGACGTCGGAGCCCCGCACACCCTTTGAACCCCGGCCTGGGGCGCTAGAGGCGGACGGTAACCAGAGCAAGAAACTGCTCAACCTCTGCTCGCCGCTGCCCTGTATGATCCCCCTCCAGCCCCTCGGCTACGAGGTGCCGTCCAAGACACTGCTCAGTTACTCCGAGCTCTGGAAAAGCAGCCTCCGGGCTGGCGGTGGTggtggaggcggcggcggcggcggcgggggggcCCCGGTGTGCAGCGCCAGCGGCTTGTGCAAAACCAACTGTGGCGTGTGCTGCAAGGCCgagctgggcctggcaccgtcTGCGCTGCCTGCGGGCAGGGTCATCAAGCCACAGGTCATCAACCAGGCGGTGGGGCTGCCGACCAGCGGCTCGCTCTACTACTTCAACTACCTGGACTCGACTGCTTACCCACCTTCCGAGCTCCTAGGTGGCCACCTCTTCCCATCAGGCCTCCTCAACGCTCAGGCCCCGGCCGCCCTCGCGGCTCACCCCAAGCTCTTTCTGCTGGAGAACGccaagctggctgggctggctgcggACAagtttccccatccagctccctaccctCATAAGGAGCGCCTGCCGGCGCCGTTGGAACAGGTGCTGAAGGAGAACTCGGCCTTGACTGTGGAACGCGGTGCTGTCAAGGGCCACAGCAAACTGCCTGGGGGCTCGGCAGACGGGAAGCCTAAAAACTTCACCTGCGAGGTGTGCGGCAAG GTCTTTAACGCTCACTATAACCTCACTCGCCATATGCCAGTCCACACCGGAGCCCGACCGTTCGTGTGCAAGGTCTGTGGCAAAGGGTTTCGACAGGCCAGCACGCTCTGCAGACACAAAATTATCCACACCCAG GAAAAACCGCATAAATGCAACCAGTGCGGCAAAGCCTTCAACCGGAGCTCCACGCTCAACACGCATATCCGTATCCACGCAGGTTACAAGCCCTTCGTCTGCGAATTTTGTGGCAAAGGCTTTCACCAAAAAG GAAACTACAAGAACCACAAGCTGACGCATAGCGGCGAGAAGCAGTACAAATGTACCATTTGCAACAAGGCTTTCCACCAGGTCTACAACCTGACCTTCCACATGCACACCCACAACGACAAGAAGCCTTTCACGTGCGCCACTTGCGGCAAAGGGTTTTGCAGAAACTTTGACTTAAAGAAACACGTGCGCAAACTCCATGACAGCATGGGCCCCGCCACTCCCTCCGCAAAGGACCTAACCAGGACAGTGCAGAGCTGA